The Deltaproteobacteria bacterium DNA segment ATGCTGTGTGCCACGGTGAAGCCGGTGACGACTCGGGCGACCTCGCCGAGCGCGCCGCCAAGCAGCAGCAGCGCAAGTACGAACGCGAGATGATCGTATCCGCTCAGAATGTGCTCGATGCCAAGCCCAAGGTAACCCGCCAGCGACGTCGCCCCCGCCGCAACCCGGTCACCCGGCGCCGGTTCCGGCAACGGCCATGCCGGCTCGCGTTCCGACAGCACCCGCTCCAGCGCGAGCGCGCCGTCGCGGCTGACCCGGGCGAAGTGCAAGTGAGCCGCGCTCACATCCAACAGCAGGCGGCTGCGTACTTGCAAGCTGCCGCTCTCGGGGCAACTCACCTGCCACTCGTACAACACTCGCCCGGGAGCCGCGGCGAGCGGTCGCGGGCCGTCGCTGAGCGGGCAAAGCGCGTCGCCGGCACGCAGCTCGAGCCGCGTGCTCAAGTAGGCACCCAGGAGGCGATCGAGTTCCGCACCGGCGCCGGCGGCCCATGGAAAGCGCGAGACATCGAGCCGCGTCAAGCGCACCGTCACGTAGGCGCGGCGGCCTGTGATGCTCCAGGTCGAGTGCGAGGTGGTGCGGTCGTGGGCCGCCGCCGCCACCGGCAGCAGGAGCGCAACCGCCGCAAGCCACCCGAAGAAGGCGCGCGGGCGCAGTGCCGCCAATGTGGTCATGGCAACGAAGTGGCGATCTCGATGTCGGCGCGGGCGCGAAGCTCATCGAGGTAGTCGCGCAGCGCCCGCTCGCCGGCGCGGCGGCGGAACTCGGCGAGCACTTGCGGCCGGATTTCGTCCAGCGGCGGGTCCGGATCGGGCTGGCGCTCGATCACTTGCAGGACGTGATATCCGGTGCTCGAACGCACCGGGTCGCTGACGGCGCCCGGCGCCAACGCCGCCGCCGTGTGCGCCGCGGTCGGGCCGAGGTAGTCGACCAGCTTCGCCGGCGGCAGCAGGCCATCGGGCAGCGGTGCTAGTTCCTCGTCGCCGAGCGCTGCCCGCAGCGCGGAGAAGTCGTCCCCCGCGCGCAGGCGCTGGGCCGCTTGCTGGGCCCGCTCCCACACCGCGGCGGCATCGCTGGTGCCCGGCGCGCGGCAGAAGATCTGGCGCACGCGCAGGCGTCCGGGACCGGTGAACAGCTCGCGGTTCTGCTGGTAGAACGCTTGCAGCTCGCCCTCGTTCGGCTGCACATCGCCGCTCTCGCTGACGACCGCGTCGATCACCGCCGCCGTGAGATCCTTGCGCACCTTGGCATCGTGGCGCGCCATCCCCAAGGCCAAGCCCCGCTGCACCAGCAGCTCCTCGTCGATCAACCGCTCGAGCACGTGCCGGCGCTGGGCCTCGTCCAAGCCGGCGCGGCGATCCTGGGCTACTGCCGCTAACACCCGTTCGTAGTCCTCGCGCCGGATGATTTCGCCGTTCACCCGCCCCACTGCATTCACTGATAGTGAATCAAGCCCACTCGGCCAGGGCTGCAGCAAGCCGAGGGCCGCGGCCAGCACGCCGGCGGCCGCGCCAAAGGCGAGTGCGAGGCCACCTGGTCTCATGCGGCACACTCGCGGCAATCGTGGCGGGCAGCTTCGTGTACCAGCGACAGCGTTTGCCCGGGGCGAGCGCCGTAGCGGTACACGGTGATGCCCTTGAGGCGCAGCTGGCGCGCCAGCTGAAAGACCTCACGCACCGCGCTCACCGGGGCAGCGGCCGGCAAGTTGACGGTCTTGGATACCGCCGCGTCCACGTGCGCTTGAAATGCCGCTTGCATGCGCACGTGGATAGCCGGCGCGATTTCGAGGGCGATGGGAAAAACGCGGCGCAGAGCCGCCGGCAGGGCTTCGATTTGCCGGATGGAGCCGTGGCTGCGGATGGCGGCCAGCGCCGCCGCGCCCGCCGCTCCGAGCGAGGCCAGCGCGGCGGCAAGTTGCGGGTGGCTCTCCACCAACACGCGCCCGTCGAGCACGCGGCGGGCGACGGCGAGGGCGAAGAACGGCTCGATCCCGCTCGAAACCCCGGCGAGCAGGCTGACGGTTCCGGTCGGGGCCACGCAAGTGATCGCCGCATTGCGCAAGGCCGCAAACCCGCGTTGCGCCCACAGGCTGTGAGCGAAGGCGGGAAACGCACCGCGCCGCCCGGCCAATTCGGCCGAGGCGGCGCGCGCCTCGCGGGCGAGGAACTCCGCAATCCGCCCGCCCAGCGCCAGGCCCTCGGCGGAATCGTAGGCGACGCCCAGGCGTGCAAACAGGTCGGCCAGCCCCATCACCCCGAGGCCGATCTTACGGGTGCGGCGCGTCGCCCGTTCGATTTCCGCAAAGGGATACGCACTCGCCTCGATGACGTTGTCGAGAAACACCACGGCGTCGCCAATCGCGTCGCGCAGCCGTGCCCAGTCCACGTCGCCGGCGGCCGCGAACGCCGCCAGGTTGATCGACCCCAGCACGCAGGATTCGTACGCCAGCAGCGGCTGCTCACCGCAGGGGTTAGTCGCCTCGATCACACCGAGCGCGGGCG contains these protein-coding regions:
- a CDS encoding HupE/UreJ family protein, which codes for MTTLAALRPRAFFGWLAAVALLLPVAAAAHDRTTSHSTWSITGRRAYVTVRLTRLDVSRFPWAAGAGAELDRLLGAYLSTRLELRAGDALCPLSDGPRPLAAAPGRVLYEWQVSCPESGSLQVRSRLLLDVSAAHLHFARVSRDGALALERVLSEREPAWPLPEPAPGDRVAAGATSLAGYLGLGIEHILSGYDHLAFVLALLLLGGALGEVARVVTGFTVAHSITLALTVLGYARPEPAPVEALIGLSIALVAAENVWLAGARGRTLPAVTASLLLLLAGLAALGHGRIPAVTLAGLALFSACYFGLLARAARPASLRWAIAFIFGLVHGFGFASVLIEAGLPTERLVQALFGFNAGVEVGQLAVIALVWPVLRRLARQGDGARLAVLHYGSAGVLALGVFWFISRAFG
- a CDS encoding peptidyl-prolyl cis-trans isomerase translates to MRPGGLALAFGAAAGVLAAALGLLQPWPSGLDSLSVNAVGRVNGEIIRREDYERVLAAVAQDRRAGLDEAQRRHVLERLIDEELLVQRGLALGMARHDAKVRKDLTAAVIDAVVSESGDVQPNEGELQAFYQQNRELFTGPGRLRVRQIFCRAPGTSDAAAVWERAQQAAQRLRAGDDFSALRAALGDEELAPLPDGLLPPAKLVDYLGPTAAHTAAALAPGAVSDPVRSSTGYHVLQVIERQPDPDPPLDEIRPQVLAEFRRRAGERALRDYLDELRARADIEIATSLP
- a CDS encoding adenosylcobalamin-dependent ribonucleoside-diphosphate reductase, with the translated sequence MGATPQFSEHAVAVLRERYLRRDETGQLVEDPAGMLRRVAAAVAAPAEQFGEPPALWEERFLQRLERLEFLPNSPALMNAGLPNGQLAACFVLPIADDLGAIFSALGRMARIHQTGGGTGFSFSALRPRQDHVHSTGGTTSGPLSFMELFDQTTAVIRLGGRRRGANMAVLRIDHPDIDEFIAAKRTPGRLENFNLSVAVTDEFFAALDADETIALRNPRSGRTTRRVPAAALFEALVEAAWVCGDPGLLFIDEINRHNPTPALGVIEATNPCGEQPLLAYESCVLGSINLAAFAAAGDVDWARLRDAIGDAVVFLDNVIEASAYPFAEIERATRRTRKIGLGVMGLADLFARLGVAYDSAEGLALGGRIAEFLAREARAASAELAGRRGAFPAFAHSLWAQRGFAALRNAAITCVAPTGTVSLLAGVSSGIEPFFALAVARRVLDGRVLVESHPQLAAALASLGAAGAAALAAIRSHGSIRQIEALPAALRRVFPIALEIAPAIHVRMQAAFQAHVDAAVSKTVNLPAAAPVSAVREVFQLARQLRLKGITVYRYGARPGQTLSLVHEAARHDCRECAA